From the genome of bacterium, one region includes:
- a CDS encoding response regulator, with translation MIRILVIDDDPNVRQMLCSMLEREGFETETAVNGHQGMAQFRANPAQLVITDIIMPEQEGIETIRQLKTEFPDVPVIAMSGGGRIGPSDYLSMAKLLGAAYTLSKPFDRAQLLIAVRDVLGASLV, from the coding sequence ATGATTCGCATCCTCGTCATTGACGACGATCCCAACGTCCGCCAAATGCTCTGCAGCATGCTCGAACGAGAAGGATTTGAAACAGAGACCGCCGTCAACGGTCACCAAGGCATGGCTCAATTTCGCGCCAACCCGGCCCAATTGGTCATCACCGACATCATTATGCCCGAACAGGAAGGGATCGAAACCATCCGTCAACTCAAAACGGAATTCCCCGACGTGCCGGTCATCGCAATGTCCGGCGGCGGCCGAATCGGGCCATCCGACTACCTGAGCATGGCAAAACTCCTCGGGGCCGCCTACACCCTGTCCAAGCCCTTTGATCGCGCCCAATTGCTGATCGCCGTCCGCGACGTGCTCGGCGCGTCGCTGGTCTGA
- a CDS encoding T9SS type A sorting domain-containing protein — protein sequence MKLRMICMALALMALASVSFGQFNAVLYTTDTFTTGCDGGDMLPDGSPVVSVYWDANNNGPDAADVIAPDAVQSVYALNGNDYLGIPGAFYTDPAFTYNAFTPAVSKFYVVVNAPSARYTSRVLTIPNAYSEHDLTGSWTCQVTVVPCDEPTEINIETVGGRDFLPDGATYTNCFGACAGTTVTICLGPLAPDEMPIAGFGECQGTPASFSFGQWQYVGNAISGMWCLQLVIETEGCICFRLDDILAAELGSFDAVARDNSVELRWNTISESNVESFSVLRKIAGHESFDLIGNVAAANSATGATYSFVDNGAVNGTSYEYTLETVNLSGSRESWGVIASATPSVDAAVVTEYALHQNYPNPFNPSTNLVFDVVAENVVNLTVYNAMGQEVASLVNGTMAAGRHTVSFDAANLTSGLYFYTVKIGNEFTATKKMLLVK from the coding sequence ATGAAGTTGAGAATGATCTGTATGGCTCTCGCGCTGATGGCGCTGGCGTCGGTTAGCTTCGGCCAGTTTAACGCGGTGTTGTACACCACGGACACGTTCACGACGGGTTGCGACGGTGGCGATATGCTGCCGGACGGTAGCCCCGTGGTGTCGGTTTATTGGGATGCGAACAACAACGGCCCGGACGCGGCCGACGTGATTGCCCCTGACGCCGTGCAGTCGGTGTACGCGTTGAATGGCAACGACTATTTGGGTATTCCGGGCGCGTTCTATACGGACCCGGCGTTCACGTACAATGCGTTCACGCCTGCCGTGAGCAAGTTCTACGTGGTGGTTAATGCTCCGTCGGCTCGTTACACTTCGCGTGTTTTGACGATTCCGAACGCCTACAGTGAACACGACCTGACGGGTTCTTGGACCTGCCAAGTGACCGTCGTCCCCTGCGACGAACCGACCGAAATCAATATTGAGACCGTTGGTGGCCGCGACTTCCTTCCGGACGGCGCGACCTACACGAATTGCTTCGGCGCTTGCGCCGGCACGACTGTGACCATCTGCCTCGGTCCGTTGGCTCCGGACGAAATGCCGATTGCCGGTTTTGGTGAGTGCCAGGGCACGCCTGCATCGTTCTCGTTCGGTCAATGGCAGTATGTCGGTAACGCAATTTCTGGTATGTGGTGCTTGCAGCTCGTTATTGAGACCGAAGGCTGCATCTGCTTCCGTCTGGATGACATCCTCGCCGCTGAGCTTGGCAGCTTTGATGCCGTCGCGCGTGACAACAGCGTTGAACTGCGCTGGAACACGATTTCCGAATCCAACGTCGAAAGCTTCTCGGTCCTGCGCAAGATCGCCGGCCACGAGTCGTTCGACCTGATTGGCAATGTCGCTGCGGCCAACTCGGCCACCGGTGCGACCTATTCGTTCGTGGACAACGGCGCTGTCAACGGCACGTCGTATGAATACACGCTCGAAACCGTCAACCTGAGCGGCTCGCGTGAATCGTGGGGCGTTATCGCTTCGGCCACCCCGTCGGTTGACGCGGCCGTTGTGACGGAATACGCTCTGCATCAGAACTACCCGAACCCGTTCAACCCCTCGACGAACCTCGTGTTTGACGTGGTGGCTGAGAACGTCGTGAACCTGACGGTTTACAACGCGATGGGCCAGGAAGTTGCTTCGTTGGTGAACGGCACGATGGCCGCTGGCCGTCACACCGTTTCCTTCGACGCCGCCAACCTGACGTCGGGTCTGTACTTCTACACGGTGAAGATCGGCAACGAGTTCACCGCCACGAAGAAGATGCTGTTGGTTAAGTAA
- a CDS encoding T9SS type A sorting domain-containing protein, translated as MVKVFWDHNNNGPDASDPLAPGAVQNVYHLNGAEYLGIPGAFYTDPAFTYSSYTPNPSRFYVQVEIYWVEWFSEVITINPGYSEHDLTGTWSCWTEGVPCQSDDVHFYSDPWNDPAEACLRLCAYFPTPICFHERTEDERPVVTVVPLYPSCATFSNCYEDCCPASFAYDDAGWTYFPEQATWCNWIYPTTYGCACLVEQYLPVEYGAFEALPRNQAVLVQWSTASEHDVAEFRLFRDGDLIHRVAASNSATGMQYEFLDEDLTNGTPYTYSLVVANLDGSLDHWPTTASASPVSDATVVSEYALHQNYPNPFNAMTSIEYDVASDNHVTLAVRNLLGQTVAELVNSGQAAGRHTVSFDAANLTSGLYFYTVKIGNEFTATKKMLLVK; from the coding sequence ATGGTAAAAGTGTTCTGGGACCACAACAACAATGGTCCGGATGCCTCCGACCCGCTGGCTCCCGGCGCGGTTCAGAATGTCTACCACTTGAACGGTGCCGAATATCTTGGTATTCCCGGGGCGTTCTATACGGATCCGGCATTTACGTACAGCTCCTACACACCTAATCCGAGCAGGTTCTACGTTCAGGTCGAGATATATTGGGTCGAATGGTTTTCCGAAGTAATCACAATCAATCCCGGATACAGTGAACATGATCTAACAGGAACATGGTCCTGTTGGACCGAAGGTGTTCCGTGCCAGTCTGATGATGTTCATTTCTATTCTGATCCGTGGAACGACCCGGCGGAGGCATGTTTGAGACTGTGCGCTTACTTTCCAACCCCGATTTGCTTTCACGAACGAACTGAAGATGAGCGCCCTGTCGTTACGGTCGTTCCCTTATATCCCAGTTGCGCGACATTCAGCAACTGCTATGAAGATTGTTGCCCCGCTTCGTTTGCTTATGATGACGCCGGCTGGACGTATTTCCCCGAGCAGGCCACATGGTGCAATTGGATCTACCCGACGACCTACGGCTGCGCATGTTTAGTGGAGCAGTACCTTCCGGTCGAGTATGGCGCGTTCGAAGCATTGCCACGCAATCAAGCTGTGTTGGTGCAGTGGTCAACTGCGTCTGAGCATGACGTCGCCGAATTCAGGTTGTTCCGTGATGGCGATTTGATTCATCGAGTCGCGGCCTCTAACTCGGCGACAGGGATGCAATACGAGTTTCTTGACGAAGATCTCACCAACGGGACGCCATACACCTATTCGCTTGTTGTGGCCAACCTTGATGGATCGCTCGACCATTGGCCCACGACTGCCAGCGCATCACCGGTTTCCGACGCGACAGTCGTGTCCGAGTACGCGCTGCATCAAAACTACCCGAACCCCTTCAACGCCATGACGAGCATCGAATATGACGTTGCATCAGACAATCATGTGACGCTCGCGGTGCGCAACCTGTTGGGGCAGACGGTCGCGGAGTTGGTGAACAGCGGACAAGCCGCTGGCCGTCACACCGTCAGCTTCGACGCTGCCAACCTGACGTCGGGTCTGTACTTCTACACGGTGAAGATCGGCAACGAGTTCACCGCCACGAAGAAGATGCTGTTGGTTAAGTAA
- a CDS encoding carboxypeptidase regulatory-like domain-containing protein: MKRWSRIVFIGLCLLAASWAGAAEFSSALEEKLTTVKPDDFISSIVILPSAVDIRALDNALHARKATVAERNAEVISALKYNAAQNQPAFLSELDVMTRDGVVKGYTPYWIDNLVVIYAQAQYLESLRIRGDIEFVTTNFSPELIEPLRIPEKGADMRAPHNPLDTETTTPGQNAIGATRVNRELGITGQGVLVANCDTGVDGTHPALSARWRGNFAPVSECWRDAAGLGHATPQDGNGHGTHVMGTMAGRAISGVDTNTVGSAPNARWIATNTINQGTGSNFDNDVIADYQWFANPDGNINTTADLPDVIQNSWGVHSGFAGYSQCDTRWNSFILNCEAAGPVVTWSAGNEASSGLRTPAIHSMSAYQIFSVGAVDAQDGAAPYPIASFSSLGPTPCTPASPDNIKPEISAPGVNIYSSVPGGGYSGTYSGTSMAGPHVAGVVALMREACPDCDHITIKDAIMTTALDQGTVGQDNTYGHGVIQAYEAVLAVSNLGRIGGVVTDGASPLSGVKAYIASAGAQTLTDVSGQYYIALSEGTYSVEYSKFGYVTQTIGGLTVVIDDTTVQNVTLSLAATGILSGVVTDCFGAPAVGATVELLNVPVAPTTTNGSGFYSFTIPQGTYDVQASGAGCGEATVAGVVVTANTTQNITLPSDPAYDCSAPDAGGYSACENGDATGPVFNWFEVAPSAGGPGTATTITLDDAGQSVALPFTYRHYGVDYNSVWICSNGYVNLGGTSTAYDNEALPSATIGAAVVAFWDDLYPPDGGQIAYYHNAAENAFIIEWYQISHFPSGSNSPETFQIWLYNAATNPGPNGDSQVRIQYQTTSNITSNSVGIGSAAVGSTYAFNGTLDVTSQGLENSRVITYGGFTVPELGTISGTVTDGSNLPLAGVSVTVQGYPQNDITDANGLYSLTLTPGSYDLDYAKLGYGPQTRTGVVVVDQQITDEDVQMFALPVVTFVDEDFETGAPGWTHDAAAGWVDNWHVSTERALSGTQSYKCGDVATGNYANLCDARLTSPVWSNLPASASLSFAAQIESEISGVYADSAYDGGWVEISVNGGAWTNIVPTPAYDKTFRYRAGGGNPYSGPVPGGRCYAGTITTWTNYTLDLAAYEAQSVQLRFRFGSDAGTNREGWYVDDIIGTGYGDAVPDAPANLTIAVSGTDLVFRWDGTGPLYHLMSAATSDGPYETIAGTTAATTLTIPVPADGTRYYVVVATNGFAVSAPSMPRSLNLR, from the coding sequence ATGAAACGTTGGTCCCGGATCGTATTTATTGGACTCTGTCTCCTGGCCGCCTCGTGGGCGGGTGCTGCGGAGTTCTCTTCGGCGCTGGAAGAAAAGCTCACGACCGTCAAGCCTGATGACTTCATCAGTTCGATCGTCATCCTCCCCAGTGCGGTAGACATTCGCGCACTCGACAATGCGCTGCACGCGCGTAAGGCCACCGTCGCCGAGCGCAATGCCGAGGTCATCTCGGCGCTGAAGTATAACGCCGCGCAAAATCAGCCGGCCTTCCTGTCCGAACTGGATGTCATGACCCGCGACGGCGTTGTCAAAGGCTACACGCCCTACTGGATTGACAATCTCGTGGTCATTTACGCGCAGGCGCAGTATCTCGAATCCTTGCGCATCCGCGGAGACATCGAATTCGTCACGACGAACTTCTCACCGGAACTGATTGAACCGCTGCGTATTCCCGAGAAGGGCGCCGATATGCGCGCGCCGCATAATCCGCTCGACACCGAAACCACCACGCCCGGCCAGAACGCCATCGGCGCTACCCGCGTCAATCGCGAACTGGGTATCACCGGACAAGGCGTGCTCGTCGCCAATTGCGACACGGGTGTGGATGGTACGCACCCTGCACTCTCCGCGCGTTGGCGCGGTAACTTCGCGCCCGTCAGCGAATGCTGGCGCGATGCCGCCGGACTCGGTCACGCTACGCCCCAGGACGGCAACGGCCACGGCACGCACGTCATGGGCACGATGGCCGGACGCGCCATCTCCGGCGTCGATACCAACACCGTCGGCTCCGCGCCGAACGCCCGTTGGATCGCGACCAATACGATTAACCAGGGCACCGGCTCCAATTTCGACAACGACGTGATTGCCGACTATCAGTGGTTCGCCAATCCCGACGGCAATATCAACACCACCGCCGATCTGCCCGACGTCATTCAGAATTCGTGGGGCGTGCACTCCGGCTTCGCAGGCTACTCACAGTGCGACACGCGCTGGAACTCCTTCATCCTGAACTGCGAAGCGGCCGGTCCGGTTGTCACGTGGTCTGCCGGTAATGAAGCCAGCTCCGGTCTCCGCACGCCGGCGATTCACTCAATGAGCGCCTATCAGATTTTCTCGGTCGGCGCCGTAGATGCCCAGGACGGTGCAGCACCGTATCCGATCGCCAGCTTCTCGAGCCTCGGACCCACGCCGTGCACTCCCGCCAGCCCCGATAACATCAAGCCCGAAATCTCTGCGCCCGGCGTCAACATCTATTCGTCCGTGCCGGGCGGCGGCTACAGCGGGACATACTCCGGCACCTCGATGGCCGGACCGCACGTTGCCGGCGTCGTTGCACTCATGCGCGAAGCCTGCCCCGATTGCGATCACATCACAATCAAAGACGCGATCATGACCACGGCCCTCGACCAAGGCACGGTCGGTCAGGACAATACCTACGGCCATGGCGTCATTCAGGCGTACGAAGCCGTCTTGGCCGTCTCGAATCTCGGCCGCATCGGCGGCGTGGTTACCGATGGCGCCAGTCCATTGTCCGGAGTGAAGGCCTATATCGCCAGCGCCGGCGCGCAAACGCTCACCGATGTCAGCGGTCAGTATTACATCGCTCTGTCGGAAGGCACCTACTCCGTCGAATACTCCAAATTCGGCTATGTCACGCAGACCATCGGCGGCTTGACCGTCGTGATTGACGACACAACCGTTCAGAACGTCACCTTATCCTTAGCCGCCACTGGCATTCTGTCCGGTGTCGTGACCGATTGCTTCGGCGCTCCGGCCGTGGGTGCGACAGTGGAACTACTGAATGTTCCGGTTGCTCCGACCACGACCAACGGCTCGGGCTTCTACTCCTTCACGATTCCGCAGGGAACGTACGATGTGCAGGCGTCCGGCGCGGGCTGCGGTGAGGCCACGGTAGCAGGCGTCGTCGTAACGGCCAATACCACTCAGAATATCACATTGCCGTCTGACCCGGCGTACGACTGCAGCGCGCCCGACGCGGGCGGCTATAGCGCTTGCGAAAACGGCGATGCCACTGGCCCGGTCTTCAATTGGTTTGAAGTCGCACCCAGCGCTGGCGGCCCCGGCACCGCGACGACGATCACGCTCGATGATGCCGGCCAGTCCGTTGCGCTGCCCTTCACGTATCGTCACTATGGTGTGGACTACAACAGCGTCTGGATCTGCTCGAACGGCTATGTGAATCTCGGCGGAACGAGCACGGCCTACGACAACGAAGCGCTGCCCAGTGCGACCATCGGTGCAGCCGTTGTTGCCTTCTGGGATGACCTCTATCCGCCTGACGGTGGCCAGATTGCCTACTATCACAATGCGGCTGAAAACGCCTTCATCATCGAGTGGTACCAAATCTCGCACTTCCCGTCGGGATCCAACTCGCCTGAGACGTTCCAGATCTGGCTCTACAATGCGGCAACCAATCCCGGACCCAACGGTGATAGTCAGGTCCGCATTCAGTACCAAACAACATCCAACATCACGAGCAACTCCGTCGGTATCGGCAGCGCCGCGGTCGGCAGTACCTATGCTTTCAATGGAACGCTCGACGTAACGTCGCAAGGCCTCGAGAACAGCCGGGTGATTACCTATGGCGGGTTCACGGTGCCTGAGTTGGGCACAATCTCGGGTACGGTGACGGATGGCTCGAATCTCCCGCTCGCCGGCGTGTCGGTTACCGTGCAAGGCTATCCGCAGAATGACATCACGGATGCCAACGGCCTCTACAGTCTCACGCTCACACCGGGCAGCTATGACCTGGACTATGCGAAGCTCGGCTATGGTCCGCAGACGCGCACGGGCGTCGTCGTGGTAGATCAGCAAATTACCGACGAAGACGTGCAGATGTTTGCCTTGCCGGTTGTGACGTTTGTGGATGAAGACTTCGAAACGGGCGCACCGGGCTGGACCCACGACGCCGCGGCGGGTTGGGTGGACAACTGGCATGTTTCCACCGAGCGCGCGCTGTCGGGCACGCAGTCGTACAAGTGCGGTGATGTTGCCACTGGCAACTATGCGAACCTCTGCGACGCTCGTTTGACGTCTCCCGTGTGGTCGAACCTCCCGGCTTCAGCGAGCTTGAGCTTCGCGGCGCAGATCGAATCGGAAATCTCCGGCGTCTATGCGGACTCAGCCTATGACGGCGGCTGGGTGGAAATCTCCGTTAACGGCGGCGCGTGGACCAATATCGTCCCGACGCCTGCCTATGACAAGACGTTCCGCTATCGCGCAGGCGGCGGCAATCCATACAGCGGCCCCGTCCCCGGTGGGCGCTGCTATGCCGGTACGATTACGACGTGGACGAACTACACTCTTGATCTCGCCGCGTACGAAGCCCAAAGCGTGCAGCTGCGCTTCCGCTTTGGTTCTGATGCCGGTACCAACCGCGAAGGCTGGTACGTGGATGACATCATCGGCACCGGCTACGGCGACGCCGTTCCCGATGCACCGGCCAACCTGACCATCGCCGTCAGCGGCACGGATCTCGTGTTCCGCTGGGACGGTACCGGCCCGCTCTATCACCTGATGAGCGCTGCCACATCGGACGGCCCGTACGAGACGATTGCCGGAACTACCGCCGCCACCACGTTGACGATACCCGTGCCCGCCGACGGGACGCGTTACTACGTCGTTGTGGCCACCAACGGCTTTGCCGTGTCGGCGCCCTCGATGCCGCGCAGTTTGAATTTGCGCTGA